The following nucleotide sequence is from Acidimicrobiia bacterium.
GAGAGCTTGCGGATACGAGCCATGATCTGCCCAGTGGTCAGGTCGGGCAGCGCCGCAGCGATTCGATCGACAACCACCTGGGCGGCTGCGGTGGAGAGGTGCGCCGTCGCGTGGTCGATTGCCTTGGCCCGTCTGACATCGATGAGGCCACGCGCGAGCAGCTCGGCGACCGCAGGAAGACGCGACTTCAGGTCGAGCGCAAACGAGAATTCGATGTCGGCCGCCCGTCGTGTCAGATTGAGCGCGACCCGGATCTCTGCCGCAGCGCCTTCCAAGGCGCTTTCGCGGTCCCAGCCTTCGTCATCGGCAACCGCATCGGCGATGGCATTCATGTCCTCGTACATCTTGGCTGAGTAGTACGACACCATCCGTTGATGTGCTCGGAGGACGGCGACCCGGTCATGGCCGGAAAGGGAGTGAACATCGACGCTCGACAACGCTGCTGCGAGGAAGATGCCGGGACACATCGCATCGAGATGGTCCCCGATGCTCATGTCTTCGACGGTGTGCCGGGTGCGTTCCAAAGTATCGAACATGTGTTCGATTCTACGCAACGGGTCTGACACTTTTCGCGACGAAGAGCCAGCCGATGTGAACGCTCGCTGTGTACCTTCTGTGACCATGAAGCGCCTCGTTGCGTCGGTGGCGATCGTCATCGCATCTGGTTGTACGCCGTCGTCCGGAGCAGCCAGCACCACCACGAGTTCATCAATGCCGGTGCCCACAAGCCGGTTGCCCACCACGACGATCCGCCCAACAACCAGCACGGGCGTCCAGCTGGCATACGAGGTCCCCGAACACGACATTGCGGTCCGTTCCGGCGACGGCACGACCGAGTTCTACCGGCGAAGCACGGACGAGCGTATTGTTCCTATGGGTCCCAACTTCCACCAACTCGGCCCCGAGAACGATTACTTCGTCGACAGGCTGTTCTCGCCTGACCGCTACGCCCCTTCCTTCGTCGATACGCAGCTCGACCTGATGGTGACCATGGGCTACAACATCGTGCGCACGTCCCTCGATGTGTGCGTGGAGGACTGCATCGGATCTCGCCAGGGGGGTTTGCGCCAGGACTACCTCGATAATGTCGCCGATTTCATTCGCCGAGCGAACAAACGCGACCTGTTGGTGATCATCACATCCAACGATCTTCCTCGCTATGCCGGGTACATCCCCATCGCCGAGGCGACCTGTTGTGATCCCTTCGATGGGTACATCAACAGCCATTACCTGTCTGAGGTGGGGATCGAGCAGCGGTCACGGTATTGGACGGATGTCGTTGAGGCGTTCATCGACCGAGAGGTTCCGCTCGATGCGATCATGGCCTACCAGATTCGGGGAGAGCTGTTCCTCTTCCCGGATACCCCACCCCTGTCGCTGACCGGCGGCCATGTCACGACTGCGAACGGGAACACCTACGACATGGCAGAGTCCCAAGAGAAGCGCCAGATGGTTGCGGACGGTGTTGCGTACTGGGTCGACCGGGTCGGCGCTGCCATCAAGGAGCTCGACCCAACCGCGCTCATCACGGTTGGTCTGTTTCCGCCGAACGAGCCCAATGTGTGGCGGCCCGACCTCAACCGGGTCGTACCGACCGCAGCAGCATTCGAGGCTGCTGCCGTTGACTTCTTGGACATCCACCCCTATCCGGGATATGTCCCATTGGGCCTCATGATCGAGAACCTGGATCTCGATCACTTCAGTAAGCCGGTGGTGGCAGGCGAATCCGGCGGGTTCACATTCGTGTACGACTCGCCTCGGTCCGCAGCATCAGGGCTCCAGGACTGGCAGGTGGAGTCGTGTGAGTACGGGGTGCAGGGATGGATGTTCTGGCACTGGACGGGAACCAACGATCACGACGTATGGACCGGGACCGAAGCCAACGGTGCGATTCTGAGGACGCTTGCACCCGTCAATCGACCCGACCCCTGCATCGGTGAGTCATTCGACTTCTTCGAACCGAATATCGCCAGCCGCAGGCCCGTGCGCACCTCAGCATCGTTGACTCGGGGTGAACTCGCCGTTGACGGATGGAACACCACCGTGTGGGAGTCGGGCGATGGACCGACCCAATGGATCGAAATCGACCTCGGAACGGAGTCGACGGTGGAGGCGATCCGTCTCGTGACATCGCAGTATCCCGAAGGCGACACGGTGCATCGAGTGCTGGTTGGAGCCTCCGCTGCGCAGCTCCACCAGGTCTACGAATTCGCCGGCTTCACCCACGATGGCGACCGACTTGAACATGTCTTTGCGGGACCCCTCGAGCATGTGCGTTTCGTTCGCGTGGTGACGACCAACAGCCCGTCGTTCGTGTCGTGGCGAGAGATCACCGTCCTCGGACATTGAATGCGACGAAGACCGCTGCCTGTCTATGACACCGCGCAGTGTTCGACCGGCGATCAAGCGCTCATTGTTCAGCCGTCGCCGACAGACATTCCGCTATTGACTGGCCTGGGAATCAAGTCCTACCCAATTGGTCAGCCCGCGTGGACCCACCAAGTCATTCGGATTACATACAATTGCGGTTGAAGGGACGACGGATGAAGGGCATCGCTCACTATTGGGCATTCTTGGTAGCGGCATTTGGTGCGGTTGCCCCCTTCGCTCCGAGATGGCCACCGGTCATCAAGCAGTGGGGACCCGTGATAGGTGCCCTCGCCGTGGCCATTGCATATGTTGCGGCAGATGCCCATCAGACCGTTTGGGCACTGACCCTCTTCGGTGTGAACATTGTCATTGCTGCCTATCTCGTCACACGGAGCCTTGTTCGGACTCTGAGTTCCAGCCGTAAGGGTTGACTCGATATCGAGCCTGGGTGGAACAGGTCGGAACCGGGCTCGACCCCGTTCGTGAGTCCTCACGGCAGTGCGTCCTAACATCTCGCGGGTGCAGCCAGAATCGATTCGGATCGTCACCGCCACCTCGCTCTTCGATGGCCACGATGCATCGATCAACATCATGCGCCGCATTCTCCAGTCGAAGGGCGCAGAGGTGATCCATCTCGGCCACGACCGATCGGCGGCCATGATCGCCAAGGCCGCCATCGAAGAGGACGCACACGGCGTTGCGGTCACTTCCTATCAGGGCGGCCACATGGAGTTCTTCACCTACCTGCGCGAGACCCTCGATGAGGCGGGCGGTACCGGGATCAAGGTGTTCGGCGGCGGCGGCGGGACGATCCTTCCCGACGAGGCAGCTCAGCTTGCACGGAACGGAATCGCACGGATCTACTCACCCGACGACGGCAGGAGACTCGGGCTCGAGGGCATGATCGCGGACCTCCTCGAGCAGGCACGATCCGACAAACCGATCTTGGAGGATCTGTATGAGCGGGTGCTCGCGGGGGATCACCTGGCCGTTGCAAGGGCGATCACCCTTGCCGAGAACGCTCCCGACGCCGTCGTCGATGTGCTCGACCGGTTTCGGGCCGAAGCTCGAGATCGTGGGGTTCCGGTTGTCGGTTTCACCGGCACCGGCGGGTCGGGGAAGTCCTCGATCGTCGACGAGCTGGTGTTGCGATTTCGGCGCGACTTCCCGACGAACGCCGTCGCCGTCATTTCAGTGGATCCGTCACATCGCAGGTCGGGGGGCGCGCTCCTCGGTGACCGAATCCGGATGAATGCGGTGTCGGGACCACGGTGCTTCATGCGATCCATGGCCACCCGGCAACCCAATCTGACGATGTCGCCCCATGTCGGGGACGCCGTTGCGATCGTCAAGGCCGCAGGATTCGATGTCGTCTTCCTCGAGACCTCCGGGATCGGGCAGTCGGACACCCAGATCGTGGACGCATCCGATGTTGCCGTCTATGTGATGACACCGGAGTACGGAGCGGCGACCCAGCTCGAGAAGATCGACATGCTCGACTACGCGGATGTGATCGCCATCAACAAGGCGGACCGTCTCGGTGCAGACGACGCTGTGCGCGATGTGCGCAAGCAGTACAAGAGGAACCGCAAGCTGTTCGATGCGGACGATGCCGACCTTCCGATCCACGCCACGGTCGCTTCAAGGTTCAATGATGCTGGCACCCAACAGCTCTACGAAGCCGTCATGCGTGCGGTCGATTCGGCGTTCCCTGAGACGCTCGGCCCGTTCGAGCAACGGGGTGGCACATCCAACACGGATCCGCTGATTCCCCGATCGCGGGTGCGGTACCTGTCGGAGATCGCCGACGCGGTTCGTTCCTACAACCGCGAAACCGACCGGCTCGCAGAGGTTGCGGCGGATCGAGAAGCCTTCGCAACCTTGCGCCGACTCCACCCGGAGATGGGCATTCCTGAACCGGCGGAGCTACCCGACGAACTCGCCGCGGCACTCGACAGCTGGGATGCGACTGCCGATCGGTATCGCAGCGGTGTCGTGACCTACGAAGTGCGTGGTACCGAACTCCAGGTCGACAACAGGATCGAGAGCCTGTCCGGCACGGTCTTCCCCAAGGTGATCCATCCGACGATCCGTGGGTGGGCGGACCGCGTCGCGTGGCTCCGCAAGGAGAACCTCCCCGGCCACTTCCCGTTCACGGCGGGTGTCTTCCCGTTCAAGCGTGAGGCCGAGGACCCGACTCGGATGTTCGCAGGAGAGGGCGGTCCCGAGCAGACGAATCGTCGTTTTCACTATCTCGCAGCAGACATGCCTGCCGTGCGGCTGTCAACGGCATTCGACTCGGTCACCTTGTACGGCCACGATCCGGATCCGAGGCCCGACATCTATGGAAAAGTCGGGAACTCGGGAGTGTCGGTTTCGAGTCTTGATGATGCCAAGAAGCTGTACTCGGGGTTCGATCTCTGCGATCCCGCAACTTCCGTGTCGATGACGATCAACGGGCCAGCGCCGATGATGCTCGCGTTCTTTCTCAACACGGCAATCGACCAGGCGTGCGAGCGGCACATCGTCGCGGAAGGGCTCACTGAGCCGGTCAAAGCCAAGATCGCAGAGATCTTCGCCGAACGGGGTCATGAACAGCCCCGCTACCACGGTGACCTTCCCCCCGGGCATGACGGCTCGGGCCTCATGCTCCTCGGAATCTCCGGCGCAGATGTCCTCGATGAGGCAACCTACGGGCGCATCAAGCGAGAGACGCTTGCCGCCGTCCGGGGCACCATCCAGGCGGACATCCTCAAAGAGGACCAGGCGCAAAACACCTGCATCTTCAGCACGGAGTTCGCCCTCGGCATGCAAGGCGACATCCAGGAGTACTTCATCGAGCACGACATCTCAAACTTCTACTCGGTGTCGGTGTCGGGTTACCACATGGCCGAGGCGGGAGCCAATCCGATTTCACAGCTCGCCTTCACGCTTGCCAACGGTTTCACCTTCGTCGAGTACTACCTCGCGCGCGGCATGGCGATCGACAGCTTCGCCCCCAACCTCAGCTTCTTCTTCTCCAATGGTCTCGATCCCGAATACGCCGTCATCGGACGCGTCGCACGCCGCATCTGGGCCAAAGCGATGCGCGATGTCTACGGCGCGGGCGAGCGCAGCCAGAAGCTCAAGTACCACATCCAGACCTCAGGGCGTTCCCTGCATGCCCAGGAAATCGCATTCAACGACATCCG
It contains:
- a CDS encoding discoidin domain-containing protein, with product MKRLVASVAIVIASGCTPSSGAASTTTSSSMPVPTSRLPTTTIRPTTSTGVQLAYEVPEHDIAVRSGDGTTEFYRRSTDERIVPMGPNFHQLGPENDYFVDRLFSPDRYAPSFVDTQLDLMVTMGYNIVRTSLDVCVEDCIGSRQGGLRQDYLDNVADFIRRANKRDLLVIITSNDLPRYAGYIPIAEATCCDPFDGYINSHYLSEVGIEQRSRYWTDVVEAFIDREVPLDAIMAYQIRGELFLFPDTPPLSLTGGHVTTANGNTYDMAESQEKRQMVADGVAYWVDRVGAAIKELDPTALITVGLFPPNEPNVWRPDLNRVVPTAAAFEAAAVDFLDIHPYPGYVPLGLMIENLDLDHFSKPVVAGESGGFTFVYDSPRSAASGLQDWQVESCEYGVQGWMFWHWTGTNDHDVWTGTEANGAILRTLAPVNRPDPCIGESFDFFEPNIASRRPVRTSASLTRGELAVDGWNTTVWESGDGPTQWIEIDLGTESTVEAIRLVTSQYPEGDTVHRVLVGASAAQLHQVYEFAGFTHDGDRLEHVFAGPLEHVRFVRVVTTNSPSFVSWREITVLGH
- a CDS encoding methylmalonyl-CoA mutase family protein — its product is MQPESIRIVTATSLFDGHDASINIMRRILQSKGAEVIHLGHDRSAAMIAKAAIEEDAHGVAVTSYQGGHMEFFTYLRETLDEAGGTGIKVFGGGGGTILPDEAAQLARNGIARIYSPDDGRRLGLEGMIADLLEQARSDKPILEDLYERVLAGDHLAVARAITLAENAPDAVVDVLDRFRAEARDRGVPVVGFTGTGGSGKSSIVDELVLRFRRDFPTNAVAVISVDPSHRRSGGALLGDRIRMNAVSGPRCFMRSMATRQPNLTMSPHVGDAVAIVKAAGFDVVFLETSGIGQSDTQIVDASDVAVYVMTPEYGAATQLEKIDMLDYADVIAINKADRLGADDAVRDVRKQYKRNRKLFDADDADLPIHATVASRFNDAGTQQLYEAVMRAVDSAFPETLGPFEQRGGTSNTDPLIPRSRVRYLSEIADAVRSYNRETDRLAEVAADREAFATLRRLHPEMGIPEPAELPDELAAALDSWDATADRYRSGVVTYEVRGTELQVDNRIESLSGTVFPKVIHPTIRGWADRVAWLRKENLPGHFPFTAGVFPFKREAEDPTRMFAGEGGPEQTNRRFHYLAADMPAVRLSTAFDSVTLYGHDPDPRPDIYGKVGNSGVSVSSLDDAKKLYSGFDLCDPATSVSMTINGPAPMMLAFFLNTAIDQACERHIVAEGLTEPVKAKIAEIFAERGHEQPRYHGDLPPGHDGSGLMLLGISGADVLDEATYGRIKRETLAAVRGTIQADILKEDQAQNTCIFSTEFALGMQGDIQEYFIEHDISNFYSVSVSGYHMAEAGANPISQLAFTLANGFTFVEYYLARGMAIDSFAPNLSFFFSNGLDPEYAVIGRVARRIWAKAMRDVYGAGERSQKLKYHIQTSGRSLHAQEIAFNDIRTTLQALYAIYDNCNSLHTNAYDEAVTTPTEESVRRALAIQLIINRELGLAKNENPLQGSFIIEELTDLVEEAVMMEFDRLTDRGGVLGAMESMYQRSKIQEESLRYEHLKDTGELPIVGVNMFLSEAGSPILTPDEVIRSSDDDKDRLINDLRSLHDRERKSAEVALRDLQSVALAGGNIFDALMQAAKVCSLGQLSDALFAVGGRYRRNM